From Mastacembelus armatus chromosome 9, fMasArm1.2, whole genome shotgun sequence:
AGGCTAATGTTAGCTCCCCCTTACAGCCAAACGACTTGCCCTAAGCACCGACACAACCATGTAGCTACACTATTACGGTGACCACCTCTGCTTTCACGGCTTAGTGTGCCCCAAGATGTAACAGTGACTTTGTGTTGTTGACATTTGTCATTTGGCTGCTGGCTAAGCTAAGTCTGTTGTCAAGCTGCCCGTTAGCCTGCTGTCAGGCTAAACGTCGCTAGTAACGGAAAAGGCTTTAAACACGTCGGTGCAGCGTGTCCGGACTATTTATGGCTTTCAGTCCACTTCTTATCTGTTCAGACAGAAATAACAACACATACCGACAGAGAAAGTTGGTTAACCTAGCGCTGGCTATCAGGAAAGAGTGCTCCGCTTGTTTATAGTTGACGTCAATCTGAGCTATGAGGTTGCCAGGTTCTATGACAGCAATCTCTCTTTTGCTGATAGCGAACCGAGTGAAGGGTTTCTGTTTTACATTCCCGATGCATAGGACTCAACGCTGTTTCATTTATTGAAACTTTCCCAATAAACTAAACACTTTCACTCACAGTTTCTACAACTCAAACTGGCAACCCTCAACTCTTACAACCCTTATATGGTTATCCCTATCCACTCATTGTGGCTGGTTCATCAGTCTGCCTTAGCTATTCATTTTGGGACAGAGTGAATAATGTATGTACTGCTGTCTCTATAGAGTTAAGTGGTTTAAATCAGTAAGCACatataattacatattttaaaaaatgatttatttattctgttttcttcagGGTGCCAATATGGGGAATATTGTAATTTGTCAATTTTCTGCATACGTGCCAGGTATTTTAATTTGCTCTGGGCTACAATATAATTTGCACAGAAGTTTGTTTGAAGCAGACACACAAGCCCTAATTTCCATTTAGCATACTTGGCAGTCATTAGttattttgtgaaaaatgttcCATTATCCACAactatttttatctttatagTTGGCTGGATTATATTAGTCTGATATGTATTAGACATGCATCACAGTGTAAAATAAGATGAGGCTAAAAGAACAGAGATGGCACGAAGAGACCTTCGTAGAAAAAATGTTTGAGTTTATTTGAAGAATGTCCTTCAAGTATGTACTACTGAATACAATTGGCATATGGAAATCTGTGTACATCAGGCTGTATATTGTGTACATCTGTTTGCAGCTGCATGGTGGTTATTAACTTCAGCTTCCTTTCAAGCACCAATAAGTACTGTGTACAGCTAAATCTGTCATAGATCATGTTGACATGGGCAAACTATTGGGATATAAGTAAGGAAAGGAATAACATAGAGAGAAATTATTTGCCGAAGCAGTGCAGGTTCACTATTAATCTTTGCTCATTGCAGTTAATATCTTCTAAATGTAACAACACTGACAAAGAGAAAGATTGTTGTCAGGTCCACAAGGCCATAGGAAACAATAATGTGTTATTAGATTATAGGTGATTTTCCACAGTCAGATATGGTGCTGGATCCATTTGAATGGCTTTTAGTTTTCACCCCCACAGAGAGCAAGCAGAATCCTTTCATAGTCTCCGGCAGTATCATCctgcaggaaaaacaagcaACACCTTAAACCTTCGATCAGTTTCCCTTGGCTCTTGTTTTGCGAATTGTCATATGtataccaaaacaaaactgaaaaaaataataatcttttaACTAGGTACATTGTCATTATCAATGCTCAGTGTTTGCTCACCAGAATATCCTGGTAGAGTATTTTCCCATAGTTTTTCTTGTACTCATTCTTGATCAGTTTCATGTCAATTTCAGAGCGGCTCACCATGATGCGGGTCAGGATTTGTTTGCGAGTTCCTTTACCCTGATGGGGAGAAATGCGTCAATCATGTAAGGCCTTGGACAGCACACAGAGTATCacacatatgtttttattagatGTTGTGTGACGCAGACTCTAAATACCATACCTTCATGGACAAGTAGAGCTTCTCAGCAAAGAAAGCAGGCTTGCTTCCAGCACACTTCACtatatttattaaaagaaaataattgaaGTTTAAATTAAGTCTGTGTACAAATCACTGGATGAATGGTCAGGTAGCAGAGTCAGAGGTTTTGGCCTTTACCTACTGCTGTGAGGCAATTTTCAATGTCTCCCTTCAACTCCAGGTCAAGAGCTTTGGCCACATCCACCTTGCTGTACTTTGAGTACCTTtcaaacactgaagagaaagTAGTGGAAGTGTGACTTTAGAAGTGTTAGACCAAATAGGAACATTGGGAATATTCCTGAAAGGGACAGTCAGCTAACCTTTACGGAGATGAGCGGCACTCCTGGTGGTGAGGATTTCAATGAAGACAGAGCAGTCAGTGCCCTTCCTTGCCTCCCCAGCCTCGTACAGAGCCCTGGCATCGCTGTCAACCAACTGCTCAGaaactccttcagtcctgctGGCCTGTGATGAACAGAGACCgagaaactttattttattgaatcCAACACACGTGGGTCCAGAATCAGAGTAACAATGTTTCAGGAATTATTACTGGATACTTTTATTATATATCTGATTTGGTAAGTACTTAATAGATGGTAGAAGGACGGGGAGCAAGTGATCCAGGCATCTGTATGACAATGTAGCTTATTTTCAGACCAAAATGTTTACTGCTGTGTAAGCTTGACTAATTATGCAATTGTGCATATTAAGTATTGCCTAATGAATAATATATGCAAGATATAAATGGTCCAGTTGTTAACTCATGTTGTGTTACCATGTGAGTGTGTATCAAGGGAGTGGagaaggtttgttttttttgagaAGTCATTGTTGATGTCAGAGCTACAGTGGGGGAGTGTAATGTTACCTCAGAACTTAAGAGCATCCTGGTGATGTgtttaaacatgtttcctgtgCTAAACATGTCATGAAAATCTGCAACAAAGTACTGAttgaaacacacatatacaacaaggcaaaaaacacataacacacacacacgtactttGCAGAGTGCAAGGAGTGCATTCCTGAAGTCTCCACCGGTGTCCGACCTGATGTCAGCCTCCAGATCCTTCTTGTATTCttagaaaataagaaaactgaGTTTCAGCATGTGATTTTTAGAAGCATATATTTATAAGCATGTTTCAGAGGATATGTCACATGTCCTATTTCCATACATGAGCTTGATGAAACTGACAAATGATGTTTAAAATTTGTTGGCATGCACCTTCCTTGTAGACCTTCTTAATCTCCAAGATCTCCCTGTTGTTTCGGGAAGCCAAAATCTCTATCAGGGTGTCCTCATCTGTTCCCAGACCCTGAGACAGGGATGCATGACAGGTTGATACGTTCAAAGACAACTTATTCTTCACTGGTccaattcaaaacaaaacacatcttttCCCCTCCCATTAGGAAAACAATACATGAATGTGTGGAAGTGGGTGGACATCGTTAGGCAACCAAAATAAACAATGGTGAGCACACAACAGTCATGTGCCTGGTTTATAGagtaatttatatatttacatataaattTATGTGGACTTTGTGTCTTGTGTACCTTCATAGCCAGCTTCAGCTGCTCAGCATCGTACCGGGCTGGTGTTTTCAGCAGAGCCAGTACGACCTCCTCCAGATCTCCCTTCAGAGCATGTTTCAGCGCTGCTTCCAGAGGCTGTGTGGGAATAACAGATTAGTAGATATAGTGTTTCAGAGCATGCATGTGAATTTTGTAACAATATCTGAAGTGTGAACTACCTTCTTGCTATGAACATCTCTGTGTAGTTCACATTACCTTCCCAGAGGCCTGTTGGTAAACTGCTTTGATCTGCTGTCTCTGCTCATTGCTCCTTTTCACCAGAACCTCAATGATGGTGTTCTCATCCACACCTGCAGAAATGACAGGGTACTGAGTAAAAAGATGACCTAAAATATTCTGCATCTGTATTACAGAGACAAGTGCTGAGTTCACTGGAGATTTTGTCCCTtatagtgtttgtgtgagggCCCACAGAGTGTGAGGTGAGACTACCAAAGATGTAGTAATGGCTCTTGTAGTAATGGTGTGTGATGGCCAGCAGAGGGTGTTACAGCTCTTGCCACAAAGCCAACGCTCCATACTTGAAGTAAAGACATTTCGCAGAACCAAAACATGTTCACACAATCTCTAATGCCTCTGCTCCCTATGTGCATTTGAAGTTCACCTTTTGCCTTGATGGCCTTATCCAAGACTCCTGCATCTCCATTGGGGTTGAAATTGGGAGCAGGAGTCACGGTTCCCTCATTCCTTTGGACCTGAGAGACACAACAATTGTTGACATGGTGTAGGCATCTGTCCTGAAGcttaaagacaataaaaacacacttgcaACAGGGTTTATGCTCCCCATGTGCACTGCTTTGACAGTCCTTGG
This genomic window contains:
- the anxa1a gene encoding annexin A1a, with protein sequence MADSSTPKMSFIQSLLQQTVYLGMPDDSVQRNEGTVTPAPNFNPNGDAGVLDKAIKAKGVDENTIIEVLVKRSNEQRQQIKAVYQQASGKPLEAALKHALKGDLEEVVLALLKTPARYDAEQLKLAMKGLGTDEDTLIEILASRNNREILEIKKVYKEEYKKDLEADIRSDTGGDFRNALLALCKASRTEGVSEQLVDSDARALYEAGEARKGTDCSVFIEILTTRSAAHLRKVFERYSKYSKVDVAKALDLELKGDIENCLTAVVKCAGSKPAFFAEKLYLSMKGKGTRKQILTRIMVSRSEIDMKLIKNEYKKNYGKILYQDILDDTAGDYERILLALCGGEN